A stretch of Chiloscyllium plagiosum isolate BGI_BamShark_2017 chromosome 6, ASM401019v2, whole genome shotgun sequence DNA encodes these proteins:
- the LOC122551166 gene encoding cytochrome c oxidase assembly factor 5, whose translation MPKYYEEKEEDGRACAGVREDLRSCLLEHDCVLKEGKTPKQCLKEGHCTALQRTFFECKRSMLDNRTRFRGRKGY comes from the exons aggagaaggaggaggacgGCAGAGCGTGTGCCGGGGTCAGGGAGGACCTGAGGAGCTGCTTACTGGAACATGACTGCGTGCTGAAG GAAGGAAAGACACCAAAACAGTGCCTAAAAGAAGGACATTGCACGGCATTACAACGTACTTTCTTTGAATGTAAAAGATCAATG ctggaTAACAGAACTCGTttcagaggaagaaaaggatATTAG